In one Grus americana isolate bGruAme1 chromosome 1, bGruAme1.mat, whole genome shotgun sequence genomic region, the following are encoded:
- the MFSD9 gene encoding major facilitator superfamily domain-containing protein 9, whose protein sequence is MPSAAAAHPAATGRGPVATGGRMEEEEEEDGGRGAAGSPTAASGRFVRCLYAVGFLDLFGVSMVVPLMNLHIKSLGASHTVAGIIGSLYGIMQLFSSTFVGCWSDIVGRRYSLLACILLSALGYFLLGTSTTVFLFALSRVPVGIFKHTLSISKALLSDLVSERDRPLVMGRFNAASSVGFILGPVVGGYLTELEDGFYQTSFICASIFLLNAGLVWMLPWSEENTGNREHQQGNKGTGSFSAKANRDLHLKSTTNGAMASDSLFRSPWIQVATVLKRIKGIACSDLWDIFLVRLLMSVAILLYYNNFSLALEERFGVKPLFAGYLMSYSSALGVLAGCLLGPITRLYQHNTYRLLLHSSTLTCTLILLYASALSIWMVILSSTFLAFSTTIGRTCIIDLELTIGGNEASGTLLGVGQSVTSVGRIVAPLLSGIAQEFSPCGPPSLGVGLALAAILIMNANKQKYCSRGNVKLKNP, encoded by the exons AtgcccagcgccgccgccgcgcatCCGGCCGCTACGGGGCGCGGGCCTGTCGCCACCGGTGGCcggatggaggaggaagaggaggaggatggaggccGGGGAGCTGCGGGGAGTCCGACGGCGGCGTCCGGCCGTTTCGTGCGGTGCCTTTACGCTGTGGGCTTCCTG GATTTATTTGGTGTGAGCATGGTTGTTCCTTTAATGAATCTTCATATCAAATCTCTAGGAGCAAGTCATACAGTTGCTGGAATAATAG GATCTCTCTATGGTATAATGCAACTATTTTCCAGCACATTTGTG GGTTGCTGGAGTGATATAGTAGGAAGACGGTATTCCCTGCTTGCTTGTATTCTTCTCAGTGCACTGGGTTACTTCCTTCTTGGAACATCCACCACTGTGTTCCTGTTTGCCCTTTCTAGAGTTCCCGTAG GTATTTTCAAACACACACTCTCCATCTCTAAAGCCCTGCTTTCTGACTTGGTTTCTGAGAGAGATCGCCCGTTAGTGATGGGACGCTTCAATGCAGCCTCTAGCGTGGGCTTCATTCTGGGGCCTGTTGTTGGTGGCTACCTTACAGAGTTGGAAGATGGCTTTTATCAAACGTCTTTCATCTGTGCCTCTATCTTCCTTCTGAATGCTG GTCTTGTCTGGATGTTACCCTGGAGTGAAGAAAACACTGGCAACAGGGAACACCAACAAGGCAACAAAGGAACAGGCAGTTTCTCAGCAAAAGCAAACCGTGACCTGCACTTGAAATCAACAACTAATGGAGCTATGGCAAGCGACAGTCTTTTCCGGTCTCCATGGATCCAAGTTGCAACAGTGCTGAAAAGGATTAAAGGAATTGCGTGCTCTGATCTGTGGGATATATTTTTAGTGCGGTTGCTGATGTCTGTTGCTATACTGCTGTACTATAATAATTTTAGTCTGGCCTTGGAGGAGAGATTTGGGGTGAAACCCTTGTTCGCTGGATACCTAATGAGCTACAGCAGTGCCCTCGGAGTCCTGGCTGGTTGTCTGCTCGGACCAATAACAAGACTGTATCAGCACAACACTTACAGACTTTTGTTGCACTCCAGCACTCTGACCTGCACGTTGATTCTCCTGTACGCGTCAGCGCTGAGCATATGGATGGTCATTTTGTCTTCCACGTTCTTAGCTTTTTCCACTACTATAGGTCGGACTTGTATCATTGATCTTGAACTGACCATTGGTGGGAATGAGGCCAGCGGTACGCTCCTAGGTGTTGGACAGTCCGTGACATCAGTGGGACGTATAGTTGCCCCACTCCTTTCTGGAATTGCTCAGGAGTTCAGTCCTTGCGGCCCTCCAAGTCTAGGGGTTGGACTAGCTTTAGCAGCTATTCTGATAATGAacgcaaacaaacaaaaatactgtaGCCGTGGAAATGTTAAGTTAAAAAATCCATAG